The nucleotide window TATAAAATCTGCAACAAACATATCTGCAGGGCTTTCATATATCTCAAAGGGTGTCCCTACCTGTAATAGATTGCCCTCCTGCATTACTGCGATCCGGTCGGACACGCTCATGGCCTCTTCCTGGTCATGGGTCACATATATAAAGGTAATGCCTATGATATCATGTATACGGTCCAGCTCCATTAAAAGGTCCTGACGAAGCTTTGCATCAAGTGCGCTTAAAGGTTCATCCAGGAGCAGGACCCTTGGCTCATTTATGAGCGCCCTTGCGATTGAAACACGCTGTCTCTGCCCCCCTGAAAGCTGGGCCGGGTACTTGTTAATATGCTCCTGAAGCCTGACCAGGTTTACATACTCTGCAACCCGGCTCTTGATGATATTTTTATCTGTTTTTTTGAGCCTTAATGAGAAGGCGACATTCTCAAATACGGTCAGGTGCGGAAAAAGTGCATAATTCTGGAATATCGTATTAACATGACGCTCATTCGGGGCCTTTTGAACTACACTCTCATTATCAAGGATCAGATCACCGGATGTGGGGATTTCAAACCCGGCAATAATCCTTAACAGGGT belongs to Desulfatiglans sp. and includes:
- a CDS encoding ATP-binding cassette domain-containing protein, with amino-acid sequence MIGGTVKVHNVSKNFGTTQVLKNIKLEINAGEFFSLLGPSGCGKTTLLRIIAGFEIPTSGDLILDNESVVQKAPNERHVNTIFQNYALFPHLTVFENVAFSLRLKKTDKNIIKSRVAEYVNLVRLQEHINKYPAQLSGGQRQRVSIARALINEPRVLLLDEPLSALDAKLRQDLLMELDRIHDIIGITFIYVTHDQEEAMSVSDRIAVMQEGNLLQVGTPFEIYESPADMFVADFI